A region from the Streptomyces lydicus genome encodes:
- a CDS encoding acyl-CoA dehydrogenase family protein, which produces MDFQLTEDQRALRDGTRELLAGRFGRERLRAAVEEPALDRALWRELGAAGFFALRLPEEAGGVGLGLPEAVLVFEEAGRALLPGPLVACHLLAGVVDGVAAGEKIVGLCEADRDPVLWEHSGECDELILVEGGVGRGIGGPGGEVRGEVRGEVRGEPRGAYGRTGGAYRSVPDRVVCAPFASIDPLTPLARVLDLPRTAPLALDVPRLCREAALLTAAQQLGSAARTVEMAVGYAREREQFGVAIGSFQAVKHLCAQMLVRAEIARSAVYAAAVTERVLDIAAAKLLADEAAVDNARDCLQVHGGMGFTWEADVHLHLKRAWLRAERWEVAGETEELLAAGLIG; this is translated from the coding sequence GTGGACTTCCAACTCACCGAAGATCAGCGGGCGTTGCGGGACGGCACCCGCGAGCTGCTGGCCGGACGGTTCGGCCGGGAGCGGCTGCGGGCCGCGGTGGAGGAACCGGCGCTGGACCGGGCGCTGTGGCGCGAGCTGGGCGCGGCCGGGTTCTTTGCGCTGCGGCTGCCGGAGGAGGCCGGCGGGGTGGGGCTCGGACTGCCGGAAGCGGTGCTGGTCTTCGAGGAGGCCGGACGCGCGCTGCTGCCCGGGCCGCTGGTGGCGTGCCACCTGCTGGCCGGGGTGGTGGACGGGGTCGCGGCCGGCGAGAAGATCGTCGGGCTCTGCGAGGCGGACCGGGATCCGGTGCTGTGGGAACACTCGGGGGAGTGTGATGAGTTGATCTTGGTGGAGGGGGGCGTGGGGCGCGGGATCGGCGGGCCCGGGGGCGAGGTTCGGGGTGAGGTCAGGGGGGAAGTCCGGGGGGAGCCCAGGGGCGCGTACGGGCGCACGGGCGGCGCCTACCGGAGCGTGCCGGACCGGGTGGTCTGCGCCCCGTTCGCCTCCATCGATCCCCTGACCCCGCTCGCCCGCGTCCTGGATCTGCCGCGCACCGCGCCCCTGGCCCTGGACGTTCCCCGGCTCTGCCGCGAGGCCGCGCTGCTCACCGCCGCCCAGCAACTGGGCAGTGCGGCCCGCACCGTCGAGATGGCGGTGGGGTACGCCCGCGAGCGCGAGCAGTTCGGTGTGGCCATCGGCTCGTTCCAGGCGGTCAAGCATCTGTGCGCGCAGATGCTGGTACGGGCGGAAATCGCCCGAAGTGCGGTGTATGCGGCAGCGGTCACGGAGCGTGTTCTCGATATCGCGGCCGCGAAGCTGCTGGCCGACGAGGCCGCGGTGGATAACGCGCGGGACTGCCTGCAGGTCCACGGCGGAATGGGCTTCACCTGGGAGGCCGATGTCCATCTGCATCTCAAGCGGGCCTGGTTGCGGGCCGAGCGCTGGGAAGTGGCGGGCGAGACGGAAGAGCTGCTGGCGGCGGGCTTGATCGGCTGA
- a CDS encoding ATP-binding protein, which produces MQVLQVQLDVRPDPAEVGRARRWARSRLVGSGIGADEPLAETLILLISELVTNAVVHTGAAAELRMCFSGSGAVVGTVRVEVADASARPPRQRHADGDDTNGRGLELVDGLADRWGWQQEGGGKRIWCEVDRGQPLLLASGSDLGAYEASRATPRAVTHQV; this is translated from the coding sequence GTGCAGGTGCTTCAGGTTCAGTTGGACGTACGGCCCGACCCCGCGGAGGTGGGGAGGGCCCGGCGGTGGGCCAGGTCGCGGCTCGTGGGTTCCGGCATAGGAGCCGATGAGCCACTTGCGGAGACGCTGATCCTTTTGATCTCCGAGCTCGTCACCAACGCCGTGGTGCACACCGGCGCGGCGGCCGAGCTGCGGATGTGTTTCTCCGGGTCGGGCGCCGTGGTCGGGACGGTCCGGGTCGAAGTGGCGGACGCCAGCGCCCGCCCGCCACGCCAGCGGCACGCCGACGGCGACGACACCAACGGCCGCGGCCTGGAACTGGTCGACGGCCTGGCCGACCGCTGGGGGTGGCAGCAGGAGGGCGGCGGCAAGCGGATCTGGTGCGAGGTGGACCGCGGACAGCCGCTGCTGCTGGCGTCAGGGTCCGACCTGGGGGCCTATGAAGCCTCTCGCGCAACGCCGCGCGCCGTGACGCACCAGGTCTGA
- a CDS encoding cyclase family protein, translated as MPLPREFHDIAKRVNNWGRWGADDEIGTLNLITDRVVREAAAGIRSGRRIPLALPLRQDGVQTGVIPGRVNPLHTMTAVNQEIFGPGTVATTDDVVTMGLQAATHWDGLAHVSHSGRLYNNRPADSVTAHHGATCLGVEKATPIVSRGVLLDVARAHGTGQLPGDHAVTPEDLDAAEEQAGTAVRAGDIVLVRTGQLRHYLAGDRQAYAFPSPGLSLRTPEWFHARDVAAVANDTLTFEIFPPEIEDLWMPVHALDLVEMGMPQGQNWNLEELATACAEAGRWTFLLSAVAEPFVGGSGAPVAPVAIL; from the coding sequence ATGCCCCTGCCGCGCGAGTTCCACGACATCGCCAAACGCGTGAACAACTGGGGGCGTTGGGGGGCGGACGACGAGATCGGCACCCTCAACCTGATCACCGACCGGGTCGTACGGGAGGCCGCCGCCGGCATCCGCAGCGGCCGCCGCATCCCGCTCGCCCTCCCGCTCCGACAGGACGGCGTACAGACCGGGGTGATCCCCGGCCGGGTCAATCCGCTGCACACCATGACCGCCGTCAACCAGGAGATCTTCGGCCCCGGCACGGTCGCGACGACGGACGACGTGGTCACGATGGGCCTCCAGGCCGCCACCCATTGGGACGGCCTCGCCCATGTCTCGCACTCCGGACGGCTCTACAACAACCGCCCCGCCGACTCGGTCACCGCCCACCACGGCGCCACCTGCCTCGGCGTGGAGAAGGCCACCCCGATCGTCTCCCGCGGCGTCCTCCTGGACGTGGCCCGTGCCCACGGCACCGGGCAACTGCCCGGCGATCACGCCGTCACACCGGAAGACCTGGACGCCGCCGAGGAGCAGGCCGGGACGGCGGTACGGGCCGGCGATATCGTCCTCGTACGGACCGGGCAGCTGCGGCACTACCTGGCCGGCGACCGGCAGGCCTACGCGTTCCCGTCACCCGGGCTGTCGTTGCGCACCCCGGAGTGGTTCCACGCGCGCGATGTCGCGGCGGTCGCCAACGACACCCTGACCTTCGAGATCTTCCCGCCGGAGATCGAGGACCTGTGGATGCCGGTCCATGCGCTCGATCTCGTCGAGATGGGCATGCCGCAGGGCCAGAACTGGAATCTGGAGGAGCTGGCGACGGCCTGCGCGGAGGCGGGACGCTGGACGTTCCTGCTGTCCGCGGTGGCCGAACCGTTCGTCGGAGGCTCCGGGGCACCGGTCGCACCCGTGGCGATCCTCTGA
- a CDS encoding SDR family oxidoreductase — translation MGNFLAGKVIAVTGAGRGIGRAVALACADQGAKVIVNDYGVSIDGAGPSSEVAESVVKEIEAAGGVAVAVADDVSTMAGGQRIVDTALAQYGRIDGVVCVAGILRERMLFNMSEEEWDPVVATHLKGTFTVFRAASAVMRRQGSGTLVGFTSGNHQGSVSQANYASAKGGIISLVRSAALGLHKYGVTANAVAPVARTRMSANVPMKLTEIGEPEDVAALVVYLLSDRAREVTGQVYTVAGPKIAVWAQPRELRSVYADGGGWTPERVAEVLPGSVGADPMPMLAQLSEMARAAEAEGRPNA, via the coding sequence ATGGGGAACTTCTTGGCCGGCAAAGTGATCGCCGTAACGGGGGCGGGCCGCGGTATCGGCCGGGCGGTGGCACTCGCCTGCGCGGACCAGGGCGCCAAGGTGATCGTCAACGACTACGGCGTTTCCATCGACGGCGCCGGCCCCAGCAGCGAGGTCGCCGAATCGGTGGTGAAGGAGATCGAGGCCGCCGGGGGCGTGGCGGTCGCGGTGGCCGACGACGTGTCGACCATGGCCGGCGGGCAGCGGATCGTGGACACCGCGCTGGCGCAGTACGGACGGATCGACGGCGTGGTGTGCGTGGCCGGGATCCTGCGGGAACGGATGCTCTTCAACATGTCCGAGGAGGAGTGGGACCCGGTGGTCGCCACCCACCTGAAGGGGACGTTCACGGTCTTCCGGGCGGCGTCGGCCGTCATGCGCCGGCAAGGTTCGGGCACCCTGGTGGGCTTCACCAGCGGGAACCACCAGGGCTCGGTGTCCCAGGCCAACTACGCGTCCGCGAAGGGCGGAATCATCTCGCTGGTGCGGAGCGCCGCGCTGGGGCTGCACAAATACGGGGTGACGGCCAATGCGGTGGCTCCGGTGGCGCGGACGCGGATGTCGGCGAACGTACCGATGAAGCTGACGGAGATCGGCGAACCGGAGGATGTGGCGGCGCTGGTCGTCTATCTGCTGAGCGACCGGGCCAGGGAGGTCACCGGCCAGGTGTACACGGTCGCCGGTCCCAAGATCGCCGTGTGGGCCCAGCCGAGGGAGCTTCGCTCCGTGTACGCCGACGGGGGCGGCTGGACCCCGGAGCGGGTGGCGGAGGTGCTGCCGGGGTCGGTCGGGGCGGACCCCATGCCGATGCTGGCGCAGCTTTCGGAGATGGCGAGGGCGGCGGAAGCGGAGGGGCGGCCGAACGCGTAG
- a CDS encoding acyl-CoA dehydrogenase family protein, whose translation MDFEFGSGDEGFRAEAREWLGGHLVGEYAALAGCGGPGSEHEGAEGRRAWERELGAGGWIGLGWEGAEGAYGNRTASLTQQVVWAEEYARARAPGRVGHIGENLLAPTLLVYGDEAQRRRFLPAIARGEELWCQGYSEPDAGSDLAGLRTVAVRDGAGYRVSGQKIWTSLAGEADWCFVLARTDPAERRHRGLSFLLVAMDQPGRIEVRPIRQMSGTAEFNEVFFDGAVAGQVVGGEGAGWRVAMGLLARERGVSTLVQQIGFAAELAEVVGEALRCGALRDPVLRDQLVRQWAELKVMRWNALRTLGAAGDAGAPSVAKLLWGGWHQRLGELAMRVRGAAAALGPADWTAQAPYELDALQRLFLFTRADTLYGGSDEIQRNIIAERVLGLPRVERM comes from the coding sequence GTGGACTTTGAGTTCGGGAGTGGGGACGAGGGGTTTCGGGCGGAGGCTCGTGAGTGGCTTGGGGGGCATCTCGTCGGTGAGTACGCCGCGTTGGCGGGGTGTGGGGGGCCGGGGAGTGAGCACGAGGGGGCCGAGGGACGGCGGGCGTGGGAGCGGGAGTTGGGGGCTGGTGGGTGGATCGGGCTCGGGTGGGAGGGGGCTGAGGGGGCGTATGGGAACCGTACGGCGAGCCTGACCCAGCAGGTGGTGTGGGCCGAGGAGTATGCGCGGGCCAGGGCGCCGGGGCGGGTGGGGCACATCGGGGAGAACCTGCTGGCGCCGACGCTGCTCGTGTACGGGGATGAGGCGCAGCGGCGGCGGTTTCTGCCGGCCATCGCCCGGGGGGAGGAGCTGTGGTGCCAGGGCTACAGCGAGCCGGACGCGGGGTCGGATCTGGCGGGGCTGCGGACGGTGGCGGTCCGGGACGGTGCCGGCTATCGCGTCAGCGGGCAGAAGATCTGGACGTCGCTGGCCGGGGAGGCCGACTGGTGCTTTGTGCTGGCGCGGACGGATCCGGCCGAGCGGCGCCATCGTGGGCTCTCGTTCCTGCTGGTGGCGATGGATCAGCCGGGACGCATCGAGGTGCGGCCGATCCGGCAGATGTCGGGGACGGCGGAGTTCAACGAGGTGTTCTTCGACGGGGCGGTGGCCGGGCAGGTGGTGGGCGGGGAGGGCGCGGGCTGGCGGGTGGCCATGGGGCTGCTCGCGCGCGAGCGCGGGGTGTCCACCCTCGTCCAGCAGATCGGGTTCGCGGCGGAGCTGGCCGAGGTCGTCGGGGAGGCGCTGCGCTGCGGTGCGCTGCGGGACCCGGTGCTGCGTGACCAGCTCGTCCGTCAGTGGGCCGAGCTGAAGGTCATGCGGTGGAACGCGCTGCGGACCCTGGGAGCGGCCGGGGACGCCGGTGCGCCGAGTGTGGCGAAGCTGCTCTGGGGCGGCTGGCACCAGCGGCTCGGGGAGCTGGCGATGCGGGTGCGCGGGGCCGCCGCGGCGCTGGGACCCGCCGACTGGACCGCGCAGGCGCCGTACGAACTCGACGCGCTGCAGCGGCTGTTCCTGTTCACCCGGGCCGACACCCTCTACGGCGGCTCGGACGAGATCCAGCGGAACATCATCGCCGAGCGGGTGCTCGGCCTGCCCAGAGTGGAGCGGATGTGA
- a CDS encoding Zn-dependent alcohol dehydrogenase, with protein MRGVVFDGEQPRVVDDLEVREPGPGEVLVGIRAAGLCHSDLSVVDGTIPFPVPVVLGHEGAGVVEAVGAGVGHVVPGDHVALSTLANCGACAECDRGRPTMCRKAIGMPQKPFRRGESELFSFASNSAFAERTVVKAVQAVKIAEDIPLTSAALIGCGVLTGVGAVLNRARVDRGDSVVVIGAGGIGLNVLQGARIAGASVIVAVDANPAKEAVARQFGATHFIDASAALDGVKAVKEILPTGADHAFECVGSTRLIRQAVDLLDRHGQAVLLGVPPATAEASFRVSSMYLDKSILGCRYGSARPQRDIALYARLYREGRLLLDELVTKTYPVEDFAKAADDAHHGRVARAVLTFG; from the coding sequence GTGAGAGGTGTCGTGTTCGACGGCGAGCAGCCCCGGGTCGTGGACGACCTGGAGGTGCGGGAGCCGGGACCGGGCGAGGTGCTGGTCGGTATCCGGGCCGCGGGGCTGTGCCACAGCGACCTGTCGGTGGTCGACGGGACCATTCCGTTCCCGGTGCCGGTGGTGCTGGGGCACGAGGGGGCGGGGGTGGTCGAGGCCGTGGGCGCGGGCGTCGGCCATGTGGTGCCCGGCGATCATGTCGCGCTGTCGACGCTGGCCAACTGCGGGGCGTGCGCGGAGTGCGACCGGGGGCGGCCGACGATGTGCCGGAAGGCGATCGGAATGCCCCAGAAGCCGTTCCGCCGGGGCGAATCCGAGCTGTTCAGCTTCGCGTCGAACTCGGCGTTCGCGGAGCGTACGGTCGTCAAGGCGGTGCAGGCGGTGAAGATCGCCGAGGATATTCCGCTGACGTCGGCCGCGCTGATCGGGTGCGGGGTGCTGACCGGGGTCGGGGCGGTGCTCAACCGGGCGAGGGTGGACCGGGGCGACTCGGTCGTGGTGATCGGGGCCGGCGGTATCGGCCTCAACGTCCTCCAGGGGGCGCGGATCGCCGGGGCGTCGGTGATCGTGGCGGTGGACGCCAACCCCGCGAAGGAGGCGGTGGCGCGGCAGTTCGGGGCGACCCACTTCATCGACGCGTCGGCGGCGTTGGACGGCGTCAAGGCGGTGAAGGAGATCCTGCCGACCGGCGCCGACCATGCCTTCGAATGCGTGGGCAGCACCCGGCTGATCCGGCAGGCCGTCGACCTGCTGGACCGGCACGGCCAGGCGGTGCTGCTCGGGGTGCCGCCGGCCACCGCGGAGGCCTCGTTCCGGGTGTCGTCGATGTATCTCGACAAGTCGATCCTGGGCTGCCGCTACGGGTCGGCCCGCCCGCAGCGCGACATCGCGCTCTACGCCCGGCTCTACCGCGAAGGACGGCTGCTGCTCGACGAGTTGGTGACGAAGACCTATCCGGTGGAGGACTTCGCGAAGGCGGCGGACGACGCCCATCACGGGCGGGTGGCGCGGGCGGTGCTGACCTTCGGGTGA
- a CDS encoding dienelactone hydrolase family protein → MSTITTRTVTYPADALTMTGHLALPTGAGRRPAVLIGPEGTGLSDVERRRADALAELGYVALAFDLHGGRYLGDPEEMLARCMPLLADPDRMRGIGHAALDVLRAEPRADPDRIAAVGYGTGGAIALELGRHGVNLRAIGTVNALTTGRPGEAARIRCPVWAGVGSEDPIMPPAQRDAFTAEMQAAGVDWRLAVYGGALHAFHHPPVGHTTRPGVGYHPQHAQRAWRDIVALLAECLPVTE, encoded by the coding sequence ATGTCGACGATCACCACGCGCACGGTCACCTACCCGGCCGACGCCCTCACGATGACCGGGCACCTCGCGCTCCCCACCGGTGCCGGCCGCCGGCCCGCGGTCCTGATCGGACCCGAGGGGACGGGGCTCAGCGACGTCGAGCGCCGCCGGGCCGATGCCCTGGCCGAGCTGGGATACGTGGCGCTGGCCTTCGACCTCCACGGCGGGCGCTATCTGGGCGACCCCGAGGAGATGCTGGCCCGTTGCATGCCGCTGCTCGCCGACCCCGACCGGATGCGGGGCATCGGCCACGCGGCGCTCGACGTGTTGCGTGCCGAACCGCGGGCCGACCCCGACCGGATCGCCGCCGTCGGCTACGGCACCGGGGGTGCGATCGCGCTGGAACTCGGGCGCCACGGCGTCAACCTGCGTGCGATCGGGACGGTCAACGCACTGACCACGGGCCGGCCGGGCGAGGCGGCGCGCATCCGCTGCCCGGTGTGGGCCGGGGTCGGGTCGGAAGACCCGATCATGCCGCCCGCGCAACGGGACGCGTTCACCGCCGAGATGCAGGCCGCGGGCGTCGACTGGCGCCTCGCGGTCTACGGCGGAGCCCTGCACGCCTTCCACCACCCACCGGTCGGCCACACCACGCGCCCCGGCGTCGGCTACCATCCACAGCACGCGCAGCGGGCCTGGCGCGACATCGTCGCCCTGCTCGCCGAGTGCCTGCCCGTAACGGAGTGA
- a CDS encoding flavin reductase family protein, with product MAATAVRYLRSVGAPTTAAAPAGAPTGPRPRPALRAVRDDERAPLDPAAFRSVLGHFASGVTVITSPGEPGPAGFACQSFASLSLDPPLVTFMVARTSTTWPRIARAGVFCVNILGAAQGELCRAFAVSGGDKFAGVGYGAAPATGSPRLADVPAWIDCTIQAVHTGGDHLIVVGRVEALGTDPATTEDGPLLFHRGAFRQLRG from the coding sequence ATGGCGGCCACGGCCGTGCGGTACCTGCGCTCCGTCGGCGCGCCCACCACGGCCGCCGCACCGGCCGGCGCACCCACCGGGCCACGCCCGCGCCCCGCACTGCGCGCCGTACGCGACGACGAGCGCGCCCCCTTGGACCCGGCCGCATTCCGCTCCGTCCTCGGGCACTTCGCCAGCGGCGTCACGGTCATCACCTCCCCCGGCGAGCCGGGACCGGCCGGTTTCGCCTGCCAGTCCTTCGCCTCGCTCTCCCTCGACCCGCCACTGGTGACGTTCATGGTGGCGCGCACGTCGACCACCTGGCCGCGGATCGCCCGCGCCGGGGTCTTCTGCGTCAACATCCTCGGCGCCGCACAGGGCGAACTGTGCCGGGCGTTCGCGGTCAGCGGCGGCGACAAGTTCGCCGGGGTCGGCTACGGGGCCGCCCCCGCGACCGGCTCGCCCCGGCTGGCGGACGTCCCCGCCTGGATCGACTGCACGATCCAGGCCGTGCACACCGGCGGCGACCACCTGATCGTGGTCGGCCGCGTCGAAGCCCTCGGCACGGACCCGGCCACCACCGAGGACGGCCCGCTGCTCTTCCACCGGGGCGCCTTCAGGCAGCTCCGCGGGTGA
- a CDS encoding RNA polymerase sigma factor, with amino-acid sequence MADGTPSSASSAASPPTFDEVFCGLLPRLYRRAVMLAGSRQSAEDVVHEAYLKLAARPQRFLAHPEPYAYAFTAVLNVARDAYRKDRRQVLVDAMDGVEESGTGRAGGGAGAGVGGVGGGWDGGVEQRQAEIEAVRLLGKLSHRQAGIVILVDLDGYTLDQAAKIMKVHRGTAARHRARALDRLRAYLVASEHGQAGR; translated from the coding sequence ATGGCCGATGGGACACCGTCGTCAGCTTCGTCCGCCGCGTCACCACCCACCTTCGACGAGGTCTTCTGCGGGCTGTTGCCCCGGCTCTACCGGAGGGCGGTGATGCTGGCCGGATCGAGACAGTCCGCGGAGGACGTGGTGCATGAGGCCTACCTCAAACTCGCCGCCCGTCCACAGCGCTTCCTCGCCCATCCGGAGCCGTACGCCTACGCCTTCACCGCCGTACTCAACGTGGCCCGGGACGCCTATCGCAAGGACCGGCGCCAGGTGCTGGTCGACGCGATGGACGGGGTCGAGGAATCCGGTACGGGCCGGGCGGGCGGTGGCGCCGGTGCGGGGGTCGGCGGGGTGGGCGGCGGCTGGGACGGCGGGGTGGAGCAGCGGCAGGCCGAGATCGAAGCGGTGCGGCTGCTGGGGAAGCTGTCACACCGGCAGGCCGGGATCGTCATCCTGGTCGACCTCGATGGCTACACCCTCGACCAGGCCGCGAAGATCATGAAGGTGCACCGTGGTACCGCCGCCCGCCATCGCGCCCGTGCGCTGGACAGGCTGCGCGCCTACCTCGTGGCATCGGAGCACGGGCAGGCGGGGAGGTGA
- a CDS encoding enoyl-CoA hydratase/isomerase family protein yields MTPSPSPASVPPADGTARVDPPDRADPVDSLILHATDSGVSWITLNRPEAMNALTREQREHLIARLAEASADPDVRAVVLTATGRGFCAGADLRGSPSSGERVAGDVARMIRDGAQRLIAAVLDCEKPVIAAVNGTAAGLGAHLALACDLVLAAESASFIEVFVRRGLVPDGGGAYLLPRLIGPQRAKELMFFGDAVPAAEAARLGLVNRVVPDRELAKTAREWAQRLAAGPTRALALTKQLVNASLDADRAAAFAAEATAQEINMTTADAQEGVASFVQRRHPAYRGR; encoded by the coding sequence ATGACGCCCTCACCGTCCCCCGCTTCCGTTCCCCCCGCCGACGGCACCGCCCGTGTCGATCCCCCCGACCGCGCGGACCCCGTCGATTCATTGATACTCCACGCCACTGACAGCGGCGTCTCGTGGATCACCCTCAACCGGCCGGAGGCGATGAACGCCCTCACCCGCGAGCAGCGCGAACACCTCATCGCACGGCTCGCCGAGGCCTCCGCCGACCCGGACGTACGGGCCGTGGTCCTCACCGCGACCGGCCGGGGCTTCTGCGCGGGTGCCGATCTCCGGGGATCGCCGTCGTCGGGCGAACGGGTCGCCGGCGATGTCGCCCGGATGATCCGCGACGGCGCCCAGCGGCTCATCGCGGCGGTGCTGGACTGCGAGAAGCCGGTCATCGCCGCCGTCAACGGCACCGCGGCCGGGCTCGGCGCCCACCTCGCGCTCGCCTGCGATCTGGTGCTGGCTGCCGAATCGGCGTCCTTCATCGAGGTGTTCGTACGCCGCGGCCTGGTCCCGGACGGCGGCGGCGCCTACCTCCTGCCCCGGCTGATCGGCCCGCAGCGCGCCAAGGAGCTGATGTTCTTCGGCGACGCCGTACCGGCCGCCGAGGCCGCCCGGCTGGGGCTGGTCAACCGCGTGGTCCCGGACCGCGAGCTGGCGAAGACGGCCCGGGAGTGGGCCCAGCGGCTGGCGGCGGGCCCGACCCGGGCACTGGCCCTGACCAAACAGCTGGTCAACGCCTCGCTCGACGCCGACCGGGCCGCGGCCTTCGCCGCCGAGGCCACCGCCCAGGAGATCAATATGACGACGGCGGACGCACAGGAGGGGGTCGCCTCCTTCGTACAGCGACGCCACCCGGCCTACCGGGGACGGTGA
- a CDS encoding acetate--CoA ligase family protein, with the protein MLGSTHGTLTTHSRPARVMACGEQPRHTVHGISEPHPGDGGQGAGVVDRDVSGRPLHAPAPDLDRFFRPESVAVIGASDSEGRPNTGITRQLIAWAERVGARLHLVNPGRVQVFGRPCHAAVAELPETVDLAVLLVGDPLPVIEQLGAAKVKFAVAFASGFAETGERGAAAQARLAEVVERSGLRLLGPNTNLNAFERFREDLDGPAIALITQSGHQGRPVFSLQELGIRLSHWAPTGNEADLETADFLSYFATRPEVGAIAAYVEGLKDGRSFLLAADRAARHRVPVVAVKVGRTETGARTALSHTGKLTGADSVVDAAMRQFGVIRVDGLDELQDTAALLARAKKPTAEGVAVYSISGGTGAHFSDLATGAGLSLPTLGDAKQAELHQWIPDYLSVANPIDNGGHPVGDWRGRKIIDAILADPSIGVLICPITGPFPPMSDKLAQDLVDAAEQTDKLVCVVWGSPVGTEDAYRSTLLGSSRVATFRTFANCITAVRAYLDHHRFTAGYRSPFEDAPRIPSPSARKAQALMRPGEPLSEHAAKQLLRAYGIRVPREQLVTSAAAAVRSASLVGYPVVMKASGPQLAHKTELGLVKVALTSASQVRDAYRELTDIARYEDIPLDGVLVCQMIERGVETVVGITHDSLFGPTVTVGLGGVLVEVLQDVAVGIPPFGEDQARAMLGELRGRALLDGVRGAPPADLDALVEVVLRVQRMALELDGQLAELDINPLVVLPRGEGAVALDALAICP; encoded by the coding sequence ATGCTTGGATCGACTCACGGCACCCTCACCACTCACTCCCGGCCGGCCCGCGTCATGGCCTGTGGGGAGCAACCACGACACACCGTCCACGGCATCAGTGAACCGCACCCCGGCGACGGCGGACAGGGCGCCGGGGTGGTCGACCGCGATGTCAGCGGGCGCCCGTTGCACGCCCCGGCGCCCGACCTGGACCGGTTCTTCCGGCCCGAGTCCGTGGCCGTGATCGGCGCCTCGGACAGCGAGGGCCGGCCCAACACGGGGATCACCCGCCAGCTGATCGCCTGGGCGGAGCGTGTCGGTGCCCGGCTCCACCTCGTCAATCCGGGACGCGTCCAGGTCTTCGGGCGGCCTTGCCACGCAGCCGTCGCCGAACTGCCGGAGACCGTCGACCTCGCCGTACTCCTCGTCGGTGACCCCCTTCCGGTCATCGAACAACTCGGGGCGGCCAAAGTGAAGTTCGCCGTGGCCTTCGCCTCCGGATTCGCCGAGACCGGCGAGCGCGGCGCGGCCGCCCAGGCCCGGCTGGCCGAGGTCGTCGAGCGCTCCGGTCTGCGGCTGCTCGGGCCGAACACCAACCTCAACGCCTTCGAGCGGTTCCGCGAGGACCTGGACGGCCCGGCGATCGCCCTGATCACACAGTCAGGCCACCAGGGCCGTCCCGTCTTCAGCCTTCAGGAACTGGGCATCCGCCTCTCGCACTGGGCCCCCACCGGCAACGAGGCCGATCTGGAGACCGCCGACTTCCTCTCCTACTTCGCCACCCGCCCCGAGGTGGGCGCCATCGCCGCGTATGTGGAAGGCCTCAAGGACGGCCGCAGTTTCCTGCTGGCCGCCGACCGCGCCGCCCGCCACCGGGTGCCCGTCGTCGCCGTCAAGGTCGGACGTACCGAGACCGGCGCCCGGACGGCCCTCTCGCACACCGGCAAGCTCACCGGCGCCGACAGTGTCGTGGACGCGGCGATGCGGCAGTTCGGCGTCATCCGGGTGGACGGGCTCGACGAGCTGCAGGACACCGCGGCGCTGCTGGCCCGCGCCAAGAAGCCCACCGCGGAGGGCGTGGCCGTCTATTCGATCTCCGGGGGCACCGGCGCCCACTTCTCCGACCTGGCGACGGGCGCGGGGCTGTCGCTGCCCACCCTCGGTGACGCCAAGCAGGCCGAGCTGCACCAGTGGATACCGGACTACCTGAGCGTCGCCAATCCGATCGACAACGGCGGGCACCCGGTCGGCGACTGGCGCGGCCGCAAGATCATCGATGCGATCCTGGCCGACCCGTCCATCGGCGTGCTGATCTGCCCGATCACCGGCCCCTTCCCGCCCATGAGCGACAAGCTCGCCCAGGATCTGGTGGACGCGGCGGAGCAGACCGACAAGCTGGTGTGTGTGGTGTGGGGCTCGCCGGTCGGCACCGAGGACGCCTATCGCAGCACCCTCCTCGGCTCCTCTCGGGTGGCGACCTTCCGCACCTTCGCCAACTGCATCACCGCCGTCCGCGCCTATCTGGACCACCACCGCTTCACGGCCGGCTACCGCTCCCCCTTCGAGGACGCCCCCCGCATACCGTCCCCGTCCGCGCGCAAGGCACAGGCCCTGATGCGCCCGGGCGAACCGCTCAGCGAGCACGCGGCCAAGCAGTTGCTGCGCGCCTACGGCATCCGGGTCCCGCGCGAACAGCTGGTGACCAGCGCGGCGGCGGCCGTACGGTCGGCGAGCCTGGTCGGCTACCCCGTGGTGATGAAGGCTTCCGGGCCGCAGCTGGCGCACAAGACCGAACTCGGCCTGGTCAAGGTCGCACTGACCTCGGCCAGCCAGGTCAGGGACGCGTACCGCGAGCTGACCGACATCGCCCGCTACGAGGACATCCCGCTGGACGGCGTGCTGGTCTGCCAGATGATCGAGCGGGGCGTCGAGACGGTCGTCGGCATCACCCACGACAGCCTCTTCGGGCCGACGGTCACGGTCGGCCTCGGCGGGGTGCTCGTGGAGGTCCTGCAGGACGTGGCGGTGGGCATCCCGCCCTTCGGTGAGGACCAGGCGCGCGCGATGCTCGGCGAGCTGCGCGGCCGCGCCCTCCTGGACGGTGTACGCGGCGCACCGCCCGCGGATCTCGATGCGCTGGTCGAGGTCGTGCTCAGGGTGCAGCGGATGGCGCTCGAACTCGACGGTCAGCTGGCGGAGTTGGACATCAATCCGCTGGTGGTCCTGCCCCGCGGGGAGGGCGCCGTGGCCCTCGACGCGCTGGCCATCTGTCCCTGA